The Desulfovibrio desulfuricans DSM 642 genome includes a window with the following:
- a CDS encoding exopolyphosphatase: MKPSMLAAIDVGSNAIRFLISNVEELSPDKPVKKNAYLRIPIRLGTDVFLYGAISEQKQAALVDAMIGVAHIMRAYGVDHYRICATSAMRDAANGQDIMNLVREKTGLRIDIISGLEEAQILFNANALARYADVESALYVDVGGGSTEVVALRDGKLQEAFSFQLGTVRILANAVNPAERERFAAEMRRLGETYAPECVIASGGNINKVSKLLEKRDGKPVGAPELRALYKDLLALPLEGRMEKYGLNAYRADVIVPALDIFLGVVDMSGAKQFVIPKIGLVDGIIRHMWLNADSLEDRACPGLAH; encoded by the coding sequence GTGAAACCCAGCATGCTTGCCGCCATTGACGTGGGCTCCAACGCCATACGCTTTCTCATCAGCAACGTTGAAGAGCTGAGCCCCGACAAGCCAGTCAAAAAAAATGCCTACCTTCGCATTCCCATTCGCCTTGGGACGGATGTTTTCCTTTACGGGGCCATCTCAGAACAAAAGCAGGCTGCCCTTGTGGACGCCATGATCGGCGTTGCCCACATCATGCGGGCCTACGGGGTTGACCACTACCGCATCTGCGCCACCAGCGCCATGCGCGATGCCGCCAACGGGCAGGACATCATGAATCTGGTGCGCGAAAAAACAGGCCTGCGCATAGATATCATCAGCGGGCTGGAAGAAGCGCAGATTCTCTTTAATGCCAACGCCCTCGCCAGATATGCCGATGTGGAAAGCGCCCTATATGTGGATGTGGGCGGCGGCAGCACAGAGGTGGTTGCCCTGCGCGATGGCAAGCTGCAAGAGGCTTTTTCCTTTCAGCTCGGCACGGTGCGCATTCTCGCCAATGCGGTGAACCCGGCGGAACGCGAGCGCTTTGCCGCAGAAATGCGCAGACTGGGTGAAACTTACGCGCCGGAATGCGTCATTGCCTCTGGCGGCAATATCAACAAGGTTTCAAAGCTGCTCGAAAAACGGGACGGCAAGCCCGTTGGCGCGCCGGAACTGCGCGCCCTGTACAAGGATCTGCTGGCCCTGCCGCTGGAAGGCCGTATGGAAAAATACGGTCTCAACGCCTACCGCGCGGACGTTATTGTTCCGGCACTGGACATATTCCTCGGCGTAGTCGACATGTCGGGCGCAAAGCAGTTTGTCATACCCAAGATAGGCCTTGTGGACGGCATCATCCGCCATATGTGGCTCAATGCGGACAGCCTTGAAGACCGGGCCTGCCCTGGGCTGGCGCACTAG
- the ppk1 gene encoding polyphosphate kinase 1: MKPSAVMNNRELSWLSFNERILQEARDHSTPLMQRLRFLGIFSSNQDEFIKVRVASLVRLTRSKSKIKPLLMGGLTPDEALQRVNDKAATAQTAFRETYEEVLDAMEHEGIRVRDETELSEGQDAFCRGYFGNVVYPQLVPLILNKSARLPFLQDSQIYHAIKMESDAAPGKCRYAVLRIPVNAACPRFVEMPSSPGCHDIIFVDDIIRLCLNNIFFMFNYDRISAYTFKVMRDAELSLDDDVSKSLIEKMEEGLEHRLRGRPVRLIYDSAMPEDLLFLLGSKLNLKKSELDPGARYHMMRSLMNFPRVRPDLENAVMPALTHPDIKPFSSILKVVRNKDILLHFPYHTFNHVVEFLCEAAIGPKVTDISITLYRMADHSRIINALINAAQNGKRVTACVELMARFDEERNVKSIDMLHQGGVRVIHGLKDLKVHSKVILVERIEGSKKTGYVYIGTGNFNEDTARLYSDMGLLTANPGFAEDARTIFNFLNASHKPVSCRELVAAPQCMRAFFTNAIEREIRNAKAGKKAYIHVKLNSLTDESMIRLLYRASKAGVEIRLIVRSACCLKPQVQDLSENIRAISIVDKFLEHARIALFCNNGSELAYISSADWMPRNLDRRLEVAAPVHCPALRQNLRDIFDIQWADNVKARILDGTGANKYSKGESVAPCRSQTVLHEYYSRMAARPAADTPAAQNEISRAKKSRTPATKSRKPVRKPPSAVQGDTAGALAET; this comes from the coding sequence GCCTTACCCGCTCCAAGAGCAAAATAAAGCCGCTGCTCATGGGCGGCTTGACCCCGGATGAAGCCTTGCAGCGCGTTAACGACAAGGCCGCCACCGCGCAAACGGCCTTTCGCGAAACCTACGAGGAAGTGCTGGACGCCATGGAGCACGAGGGCATACGCGTGCGTGATGAAACCGAACTCAGCGAAGGCCAGGATGCCTTTTGCCGGGGATATTTCGGCAATGTGGTCTATCCGCAGCTGGTGCCGCTTATTCTGAACAAATCCGCCCGGCTGCCCTTTCTGCAAGACAGCCAGATATACCATGCCATCAAGATGGAATCAGATGCGGCCCCCGGCAAATGCCGCTATGCGGTATTGCGCATCCCCGTCAACGCGGCCTGCCCGCGCTTTGTGGAAATGCCCTCGTCACCCGGCTGCCACGATATCATCTTTGTGGACGACATCATCAGACTGTGCCTGAACAATATTTTCTTCATGTTCAACTACGACCGCATTTCCGCATACACCTTCAAGGTAATGCGCGATGCGGAGCTGAGCCTTGACGACGATGTGTCCAAAAGCCTCATTGAAAAAATGGAAGAAGGCCTGGAACACCGCCTGCGGGGCCGCCCGGTGCGCCTTATCTACGACAGCGCCATGCCCGAAGACCTGCTCTTTCTGCTGGGCTCAAAGCTCAACCTTAAAAAGAGCGAACTTGACCCCGGCGCGCGCTACCATATGATGCGCAGCCTCATGAACTTTCCGCGTGTGCGGCCCGATCTGGAAAACGCCGTCATGCCCGCCCTCACACATCCGGACATCAAACCATTCTCCAGCATTCTCAAGGTAGTGCGCAACAAGGATATTCTGCTGCACTTTCCCTACCACACCTTCAACCATGTGGTGGAATTTCTGTGCGAGGCGGCCATCGGCCCCAAGGTGACGGATATTTCCATCACCCTGTACCGCATGGCAGACCATTCGCGCATCATCAATGCCCTCATCAATGCCGCGCAGAACGGCAAAAGGGTTACGGCCTGCGTGGAGCTCATGGCCCGCTTTGACGAAGAGCGCAACGTCAAAAGCATCGACATGCTGCATCAGGGCGGAGTGCGCGTTATCCACGGTCTCAAAGACCTCAAGGTGCACAGCAAGGTCATTCTTGTGGAGCGCATCGAGGGCAGCAAAAAAACAGGCTATGTCTATATCGGCACCGGCAACTTCAACGAAGACACGGCCCGCCTGTACAGCGACATGGGGCTGCTGACAGCCAATCCCGGATTTGCGGAAGACGCCCGCACCATATTCAATTTTCTCAATGCCTCGCACAAGCCGGTTTCGTGCCGGGAGCTGGTGGCGGCCCCCCAGTGCATGCGCGCCTTTTTCACCAACGCCATCGAGCGAGAAATACGCAATGCCAAAGCCGGGAAAAAGGCATACATCCACGTAAAACTCAACAGCCTTACCGATGAATCCATGATCCGGCTGCTTTACCGCGCCAGCAAGGCCGGGGTGGAAATACGCCTTATCGTGCGCAGCGCCTGCTGCCTCAAGCCGCAGGTTCAGGATCTGAGCGAAAACATCCGGGCCATCAGCATTGTGGACAAATTTCTCGAGCATGCGCGCATTGCGCTCTTTTGCAACAACGGCAGTGAACTGGCCTATATTTCAAGCGCCGACTGGATGCCCCGCAATCTTGACCGCAGGCTGGAGGTGGCGGCGCCTGTCCACTGCCCGGCCCTGCGCCAGAATCTGCGGGACATTTTTGACATCCAGTGGGCGGACAACGTCAAGGCCCGCATTCTTGACGGCACCGGGGCCAACAAATACAGCAAGGGCGAATCCGTGGCCCCCTGCCGCTCGCAGACGGTGCTGCACGAATATTACAGCCGCATGGCCGCCCGCCCTGCGGCAGATACGCCTGCCGCTCAGAACGAAATAAGCCGGGCCAAAAAGTCGCGGACACCTGCAACCAAAAGCCGAAAGCCCGTGCGCAAGCCCCCCTCCGCCGTGCAGGGCGATACCGCTGGCGCACTGGCCGAAACCTAG